From a single Okeanomitos corallinicola TIOX110 genomic region:
- a CDS encoding TROVE domain-containing protein, with protein MNYNFFTKNKTATPQNQPIPGREKEMIKGRSGGYMFDAGIWKMLRRCLLIGTAQSTYYAGKQELTEDFVDVIKQAVAENPEKVAEEILYASNGRAINNSAPILALVLLSMGETPEAKKAFLEIFPQVVRTGSHFYEWLNYTKSLRGFGKVIREAGKTWLSREDVKGLAYQLLKYQQRQGFTNRDALRLFHVNPPTENHRQLFNWVVKGWDELPVEIPSDALAQIWWYEWLKRNPSETHTAISQGRLTHEMAAPVGKMDTQAWNLLFQEMPIGAMLRNLGSLTQLDVLRADETANLERVQAVLNNQEHLRKGRIHPIDVLKALKTYQSGGSLGRSKKTWQPVSRIVDILEKAVELSFEVVEPTNKVFMHAVDISGSMGSLVADMGLSCCEIATTMALVTAKAEKNYAIRGFSTQFKDLGITAKDSFSSAVRKASNQNFGGTDASVAYDWMIQNKFKADVVCFWTDSESWAGNKHPSQALKEYRQKVNPDVKAVYVTLTPYRISLVDPKDPLSWDFAGFDPSIPRIIQMLATGEL; from the coding sequence ATGAATTATAATTTCTTTACTAAAAACAAAACAGCCACACCTCAAAATCAACCTATTCCGGGACGGGAAAAGGAAATGATTAAAGGTCGTAGTGGCGGCTATATGTTTGATGCTGGTATTTGGAAAATGCTGCGCCGTTGTTTATTAATTGGTACAGCACAAAGTACATACTATGCTGGCAAACAAGAATTAACAGAAGATTTTGTTGATGTTATTAAACAAGCAGTTGCAGAAAATCCTGAAAAGGTAGCCGAAGAAATTCTTTATGCTAGTAATGGCCGCGCCATTAATAACAGTGCGCCGATTCTGGCTTTAGTATTACTTTCAATGGGGGAAACTCCAGAGGCAAAAAAAGCATTTCTGGAAATTTTTCCCCAAGTTGTCAGAACAGGTAGCCATTTTTATGAATGGTTGAATTACACTAAATCTTTGCGGGGTTTTGGTAAAGTCATTCGTGAAGCTGGTAAAACTTGGCTATCAAGGGAAGATGTCAAAGGTTTAGCTTATCAACTTTTGAAATATCAACAACGTCAAGGTTTTACTAATCGTGATGCTTTGCGGTTGTTTCACGTTAACCCACCTACAGAAAATCACCGTCAACTATTTAATTGGGTGGTAAAAGGTTGGGATGAGTTACCCGTAGAAATACCATCAGATGCCTTAGCGCAGATATGGTGGTATGAGTGGTTAAAGCGCAACCCTAGCGAAACCCATACTGCTATTTCTCAAGGAAGGTTAACCCATGAAATGGCTGCACCTGTGGGCAAAATGGACACACAAGCTTGGAATTTGTTATTTCAAGAAATGCCTATCGGTGCAATGTTGCGGAATTTAGGTTCTTTGACTCAATTGGATGTATTACGTGCTGATGAAACTGCAAATTTAGAACGTGTACAAGCAGTTTTGAATAACCAAGAACATCTGCGAAAAGGTCGTATTCATCCTATTGATGTTTTGAAAGCATTAAAAACCTATCAATCTGGAGGTAGTTTAGGACGCAGTAAGAAGACTTGGCAACCTGTTTCTCGCATTGTGGACATTTTAGAAAAAGCCGTGGAACTTTCTTTTGAGGTGGTAGAACCGACTAATAAAGTATTTATGCACGCGGTAGATATTTCTGGTTCGATGGGTAGCTTGGTTGCAGATATGGGTTTGAGTTGCTGTGAAATTGCTACAACAATGGCGTTAGTGACAGCTAAGGCTGAAAAAAATTATGCCATTCGTGGTTTTTCTACTCAGTTTAAAGATTTAGGAATTACTGCCAAGGATAGTTTTAGTTCTGCGGTTCGTAAAGCTAGTAATCAGAATTTTGGCGGAACTGATGCCAGTGTGGCTTATGACTGGATGATTCAGAATAAGTTTAAAGCTGATGTGGTTTGTTTTTGGACAGACTCAGAAAGTTGGGCAGGTAATAAACACCCTAGTCAAGCTTTAAAGGAGTACCGGCAAAAAGTCAACCCTGACGTGAAGGCGGTTTATGTTACCTTAACACCTTACCGGATTTCTTTAGTTGATCCAAAAGATCCTTTATCTTGGGATTTTGCAGGTTTTGATCCTAGTATTCCTCGCATTATTCAGATGTTAGCTACTGGTGAATTATAA
- a CDS encoding GAF domain-containing protein, with product MGKILQSLRDEEDLDALIETTVTYLREQFDYQFIWIGIYDHVSKKIHGKGGITPDGDMSFLRRSVIVKQGSLICQVITELCPVGVANLRRELRAPEWQEIAVKYNIQGTIFLPIRYKDNCLGVILLGSLRWGYLLAGEARAKMLIVVGELGLVLYQHQKQHKSLENANNSATESLLQLLENLRSLDSIDKKLEAAVKATDQFISPSRTSIYWFEREGNYFWCRMSSQLVNIGRNWESKKVSAGITAQELSDVYYALAVNQLVWLSESGSSLKSHIQEKLLNRLEVRSLLAAPIIWQKDLLGFLAVESNEPRVWDQVDKNFVQGAAGLISLVVPIDNVEITLRQIQQNHQLNNKFAQAVHQEQDVEQILQTCATELLEKLSGTRLLLLEYDHGKDIYRAIFQSVLNNRRLWKFTTTTLSEMDAYLLQDAKEAIEIVTLEHDLRLYSWHPQLLEHGVRSLLICNCIQGHQPEVLLLITHDSSRSWTTLQKDLCWAVSQCMGVIIRNHQLNIISQQQQKIAQIFKQYPTSLMTSERHTTESTAIKQISEVLECPLAAILTWHPGDERAEIISGVTGAVAADHHHFGIVENVPILIQQDVLIELALAHNSYLILSHYELPIETKEWLTIPVNGRVLVMALRATEDSQPTGVVLLADYMGQDWSELKLSVVTSLITQLAWWQSQHQVIQRLTNKAETLQELNWYKHRRLQEIHRMSATVLTQIRDLGIPSNELTQMRYKLLLRQLNYITNSMKGVIKQEQWQLSLSWETMTIASLLKRSIERVDSLAKQQQLWIGVHGLTEPMAELEVPQRASAGELITAATSSSLATSGDIIKIELVLHELLVTACQRSPIGDRVDIWCRPLDSRLLEISITDHGNIDPQLLVELEQNISADVLTSQHLNQPPGLHLLICQKFIKQLGGELQIYKLPDHRTVSRLTLPLAHHSFTNSENSNFGNTFGSTSPLSQ from the coding sequence TTGGGGAAAATTCTTCAAAGTCTCAGAGATGAAGAAGATTTAGACGCGCTCATAGAAACTACAGTTACTTACTTGAGAGAACAGTTTGACTATCAGTTTATCTGGATAGGTATTTATGATCATGTAAGTAAGAAAATACATGGAAAAGGTGGTATCACCCCTGATGGGGATATGAGTTTTTTACGAAGATCGGTAATAGTCAAGCAAGGCAGTTTAATTTGCCAAGTCATCACAGAACTATGTCCTGTCGGTGTAGCTAATTTACGGAGAGAATTACGCGCACCGGAATGGCAGGAAATAGCAGTTAAATATAACATCCAGGGAACAATCTTTTTGCCAATTCGCTACAAAGATAATTGTTTGGGTGTCATCTTATTGGGTTCACTACGTTGGGGGTATTTATTAGCAGGAGAAGCCAGAGCCAAAATGCTAATTGTGGTTGGGGAATTGGGCTTAGTGCTTTATCAACACCAAAAACAACATAAATCCCTAGAAAATGCCAATAATTCCGCAACTGAATCATTATTGCAACTTTTAGAAAATTTGCGCTCTCTTGACAGCATTGACAAAAAACTAGAAGCCGCAGTAAAGGCAACCGATCAATTTATCTCTCCCTCACGCACCAGCATTTATTGGTTTGAACGGGAAGGAAATTATTTCTGGTGTCGGATGAGTAGCCAGCTTGTAAATATAGGTCGTAACTGGGAAAGTAAAAAGGTTTCAGCAGGTATTACGGCACAAGAATTAAGTGATGTTTATTATGCTTTAGCAGTGAATCAGCTTGTCTGGCTGAGTGAATCTGGAAGTTCCTTAAAAAGTCATATCCAAGAAAAACTATTAAATCGTTTAGAGGTGCGATCGCTCCTAGCGGCTCCAATTATCTGGCAAAAAGATTTATTAGGGTTTTTGGCAGTAGAAAGTAATGAACCAAGAGTTTGGGATCAAGTAGATAAAAATTTTGTTCAAGGTGCAGCAGGGTTAATTTCTCTTGTTGTTCCCATTGACAATGTAGAAATAACTCTCAGACAAATACAGCAAAACCACCAACTGAATAATAAATTTGCCCAAGCTGTACATCAAGAACAAGATGTAGAGCAAATTTTACAAACTTGTGCCACAGAACTATTAGAAAAACTTTCTGGTACACGCTTATTATTGTTAGAGTACGACCATGGAAAAGATATTTACAGAGCTATTTTTCAAAGCGTATTAAATAACCGTAGACTTTGGAAATTTACGACTACAACACTTTCAGAAATGGATGCTTATTTGTTGCAGGATGCCAAAGAAGCTATAGAAATAGTTACATTAGAACATGATTTACGCTTATATAGTTGGCATCCTCAATTATTAGAACATGGCGTGCGATCGCTGCTCATTTGTAACTGTATTCAAGGTCATCAGCCAGAAGTTTTACTACTAATTACCCATGACAGCAGTCGCTCTTGGACAACTCTACAAAAAGATTTATGTTGGGCTGTTAGTCAGTGTATGGGTGTGATTATTCGTAATCACCAATTAAATATTATCAGTCAACAACAACAAAAAATCGCTCAAATATTTAAGCAGTATCCAACTTCACTGATGACATCTGAACGTCACACCACAGAATCAACAGCTATTAAGCAAATCTCAGAAGTTTTAGAATGTCCCTTAGCAGCTATCCTCACCTGGCATCCTGGAGACGAGCGAGCAGAAATTATTAGTGGTGTAACTGGTGCTGTAGCTGCTGATCATCATCACTTTGGCATTGTTGAAAATGTACCAATTCTGATTCAGCAAGATGTTCTGATTGAGTTAGCATTGGCACACAATAGTTACTTAATATTAAGTCACTATGAATTACCCATAGAAACAAAAGAATGGTTAACTATTCCCGTCAACGGTAGAGTTCTGGTGATGGCTTTGCGCGCTACAGAGGATTCCCAACCTACAGGTGTAGTATTGCTGGCAGATTATATGGGACAAGATTGGTCAGAACTAAAGCTCAGTGTTGTAACCAGTCTCATCACTCAATTAGCTTGGTGGCAAAGTCAACACCAGGTTATTCAAAGACTCACAAATAAAGCAGAAACATTACAAGAACTCAATTGGTATAAACATCGTCGCTTACAGGAAATACACCGGATGTCAGCAACTGTCCTGACTCAAATTCGAGACTTGGGTATTCCCAGTAATGAACTAACACAAATGCGCTATAAATTGCTATTGCGGCAGTTAAATTATATTACTAACTCGATGAAAGGAGTGATTAAACAGGAGCAATGGCAATTAAGCCTGAGTTGGGAAACTATGACTATTGCCAGTCTCTTAAAGCGATCTATTGAAAGAGTGGATAGTTTAGCCAAGCAGCAACAATTGTGGATAGGCGTTCATGGTTTGACTGAACCAATGGCAGAATTAGAAGTACCTCAACGTGCCTCTGCGGGAGAACTGATAACCGCAGCTACTTCATCTTCATTAGCTACATCTGGGGATATTATAAAAATTGAATTGGTCCTCCATGAACTATTAGTTACTGCCTGTCAACGCTCTCCTATTGGTGATAGGGTTGATATTTGGTGTCGTCCTTTAGATAGTCGCTTACTGGAAATATCCATTACAGATCACGGCAATATTGATCCACAGCTATTGGTAGAGCTTGAACAAAATATATCTGCCGATGTACTCACTTCTCAACATCTCAATCAGCCCCCAGGACTACATTTGTTGATTTGTCAAAAATTTATTAAACAGTTGGGAGGAGAATTGCAGATTTATAAACTACCAGATCATCGAACTGTTAGCCGTTTAACATTACCTTTAGCCCATCATAGTTTTACTAATTCGGAAAACAGTAATTTTGGTAATACTTTTGGTAGTACATCACCATTGAGTCAGTAG
- a CDS encoding glycoside hydrolase yields MSHPLYVAFIWHQHQPLYKSPVSQKYRLPWVRLHGTKDYLDLILLLERYPQLHQTVNLVPSLILQLEDYIAGTAFDPYLTASLTPVEQLTTEQKEFIVQHFFDANHHTLIDPHPRYAELYYQKQEKGQAWCLANWQAVDYSDLLAWHNLAWIDPLFWDDPEIAAWLKQGRNFTLSDRQRIYSKQKQILSRIIPQHRQMQENGQLEVTTTPYTHPILPLLADTNSGRVAVPQMTLPNQSFQWDEDIPRHLQKAWDLYKDRFGQAPRGLWPSEQSVSPEILPYIIKQGFNWICSDEAVLGWTLKHFFHRDGAGNVNEPELLYRPYRLQTPTGDVSIVFRDHRLSDLIGFTYSSMQPKQATADLVGHLQAIARKQREHPSEQPWLVTIALDGENCWEFYPQDGKPFLETLYQTLSNEENIKLVTVSEFLEKYPATATIPGEKLHSGSWVDGSFTTWIGDPVKNRAWDYLTHARETLAKHPEATEENNPAAWESLYAAEGSDWFWWFGEGHSSNQDAIFDQLFREHLYGIYKALNEPIPAYLSKPLEVHEARANHRPESFIHPVIDGKGDEQDWDKGGRIEVGGSRGTMHQSSLVQRIFYGVDHLNFYLRVDFKSGAAPGKELPKELNLLWYYPDRTMVNSPVPLAEVPDIAPANYLYHHHLEINLLTQTIQFREAGNNYQWHPRASRAQAALNTCLEVAVPWADLQVPPDYPVRLMLVLADDGCFHSYLPENSLIPIEVP; encoded by the coding sequence ATGTCTCATCCCCTCTATGTCGCTTTTATTTGGCATCAACATCAACCGCTGTACAAGTCTCCTGTTAGTCAGAAGTACCGCTTACCTTGGGTGAGGTTGCATGGTACTAAGGATTATTTAGATTTAATATTACTTTTAGAACGGTATCCGCAATTACACCAAACGGTGAATTTAGTACCGTCTTTAATTTTGCAATTGGAAGATTATATTGCGGGAACGGCTTTTGATCCTTACCTAACAGCTAGTTTGACACCTGTGGAACAATTAACCACAGAACAGAAAGAATTTATTGTTCAACATTTTTTTGATGCTAATCATCATACTTTAATTGATCCTCATCCTCGTTATGCCGAGTTGTACTATCAAAAACAGGAAAAGGGTCAGGCTTGGTGTTTAGCAAATTGGCAAGCTGTAGATTATAGTGATTTATTAGCTTGGCATAATTTGGCTTGGATTGATCCGCTGTTTTGGGATGATCCAGAAATTGCAGCTTGGTTAAAACAGGGACGGAATTTTACTTTAAGCGATCGCCAACGCATATATTCTAAACAAAAGCAAATCCTCAGTCGCATTATTCCTCAACATCGGCAAATGCAGGAAAATGGACAGCTAGAAGTTACGACGACTCCCTACACTCACCCCATTTTACCCCTGTTAGCTGATACCAATTCTGGGCGGGTTGCAGTACCCCAGATGACCCTACCTAACCAAAGTTTTCAGTGGGACGAAGATATTCCTCGTCATTTACAAAAGGCTTGGGATTTATATAAAGACCGTTTTGGACAAGCACCACGGGGTTTGTGGCCTTCTGAACAGTCAGTTAGTCCAGAAATTTTACCTTATATCATTAAACAAGGTTTTAACTGGATTTGCTCAGATGAAGCTGTGTTAGGTTGGACGCTGAAACACTTTTTCCACCGGGATGGTGCGGGAAATGTTAATGAACCAGAATTACTTTATCGTCCTTATCGTTTGCAAACTCCCACAGGTGATGTATCCATAGTTTTTCGGGATCATAGATTATCAGATTTAATTGGTTTTACCTATAGTTCCATGCAGCCAAAACAGGCAACTGCGGATTTAGTGGGACATTTACAGGCGATCGCTAGAAAGCAAAGAGAACACCCTAGTGAACAACCTTGGTTAGTTACAATTGCTTTAGATGGAGAAAACTGTTGGGAATTTTATCCCCAAGACGGTAAACCCTTCCTAGAAACCCTCTATCAAACTTTAAGTAATGAGGAAAATATTAAACTCGTTACCGTCTCCGAATTTCTCGAAAAATACCCCGCCACAGCAACTATACCCGGTGAAAAATTACATAGTGGTTCTTGGGTAGATGGCAGTTTTACAACTTGGATCGGCGATCCCGTCAAAAATCGTGCTTGGGACTACCTCACCCACGCCAGAGAGACTTTAGCAAAACATCCCGAAGCCACAGAAGAAAATAACCCCGCTGCTTGGGAATCATTATATGCTGCTGAAGGTTCTGATTGGTTTTGGTGGTTTGGAGAAGGACATTCATCAAATCAAGATGCCATTTTTGATCAGTTATTTAGAGAACATCTCTATGGCATTTATAAGGCATTAAATGAACCCATCCCAGCCTATTTAAGCAAACCGTTAGAAGTCCATGAAGCCCGCGCAAATCATCGCCCAGAAAGCTTTATTCATCCAGTTATTGATGGTAAAGGTGATGAACAAGACTGGGATAAAGGCGGCAGAATAGAAGTAGGTGGTTCACGGGGAACAATGCACCAAAGTAGTTTAGTGCAACGGATTTTCTATGGAGTAGATCACCTGAATTTTTATTTACGGGTAGACTTTAAAAGTGGTGCAGCACCAGGAAAAGAATTACCAAAAGAATTAAATTTACTTTGGTATTATCCAGATAGAACTATGGTGAATAGTCCTGTACCTTTAGCAGAAGTTCCTGACATAGCACCAGCCAATTATCTATATCACCATCATTTAGAAATTAACTTACTTACGCAAACAATTCAGTTTCGAGAAGCAGGAAATAACTATCAATGGCATCCCCGTGCTAGTCGCGCCCAAGCCGCTTTAAATACTTGTTTAGAAGTGGCAGTACCTTGGGCAGATTTACAAGTTCCACCTGATTATCCTGTGCGGTTGATGTTGGTTTTAGCTGATGATGGATGTTTTCATAGTTATTTACCAGAAAATTCTTTAATTCCCATTGAAGTACCTTAG
- a CDS encoding DUF2256 domain-containing protein — protein sequence MGRNRSKSDLPEKICPVCQRPFSWRKKWQDCWDEVKYCSERCRRRRSEAQAD from the coding sequence ATGGGGCGTAATCGTTCTAAATCTGATCTACCTGAAAAAATTTGTCCAGTATGTCAACGTCCCTTTTCTTGGCGTAAAAAATGGCAAGATTGCTGGGATGAAGTTAAATACTGTTCAGAACGTTGCCGTCGTCGTCGTTCTGAGGCTCAAGCTGATTAA
- a CDS encoding CHASE2 domain-containing protein, with amino-acid sequence MVEEPKYSLTKKNLSTAKNQPSRFTKINITGTLQQSKTMVSFGHLLAGVSAIVAGLLSATGGSWVQLIENQAATAFFQIRGAKATPQDIVILAIDDQSITIPEQYYRTNSQKYKHLKPLRSFPYERIAYAQVIEKLMAVGARSVALDLVLDKPSSYGEADDIQLQKVLQKYGSKVALAAVYEDFRTHQGEFEQLTQPLEQFRQTSTFIGSVNFPIEVDGKIHRLSSAFSPEKATADLINTTALSFGQAVLAASQINYPRPRGDRIYFWGNKQAFQTVPFWFVFDPENWHNYLQKGKFFENKIVLIGATAKLSNDFHAVAVSPHEPMAGVEIHAHAIATLIADKTIATAIKNPIFRGLFVLFLVSITSVIVTIKKQGVQRLLLSIAIASLWGGISYISYIYGYLMFPTTVPIIAIFMIGLSYLGTEIAKEKINKQKLLLLFQKHKSSPVVQDIISQQDDLQEFIQKRDLELNGKILSGRYKITKVLGAGGFSETYVAEDIQLPEHPECVVKQLKPATSKPENLSLARRLFSSEAKTLERLGTHSQIPQLLAYFEEDEEFYLVQEYIVGHDLGKEIVSGKCVAENSVISLLKDLLQILRFVHDNGVIHRDIKPGNIIRRHSDWKLVLIDFGAVKEVSTQIMDSLESTAFTIGIGTKGYAPNEQCFGRPRYNSDIYAVGMIGIKALTGISPHELKRDSYDEEVKWMDQTTVSEELAAIINKMVLEDHKQRYNSALEVLEELNKLPTPDDITLSSERNYPLEDPSSIDPDAPTSPWLRD; translated from the coding sequence ATGGTAGAAGAACCTAAATATAGCTTAACTAAAAAAAATCTCTCCACTGCCAAAAATCAGCCCAGTAGATTTACAAAAATCAATATAACTGGAACATTACAGCAGTCGAAAACAATGGTAAGTTTCGGCCATCTGCTGGCGGGAGTCTCGGCCATAGTAGCAGGATTACTGAGTGCGACAGGGGGGAGTTGGGTACAACTGATAGAAAACCAAGCTGCAACTGCTTTTTTCCAAATTCGCGGAGCAAAAGCAACCCCCCAAGACATTGTTATTTTAGCAATTGATGATCAATCCATAACAATACCTGAACAGTATTACAGGACTAATAGCCAGAAATATAAACATTTGAAACCGCTGAGATCATTTCCCTATGAACGTATTGCCTATGCTCAAGTAATTGAGAAATTAATGGCAGTTGGGGCGCGTTCAGTAGCTTTAGACTTAGTTTTAGATAAACCCAGTAGTTATGGGGAAGCTGATGATATTCAGTTACAAAAAGTATTACAAAAATATGGTAGCAAGGTTGCCTTAGCAGCAGTTTATGAAGACTTTAGGACACATCAGGGCGAATTTGAACAACTCACCCAACCTCTAGAGCAATTCCGTCAAACTTCTACATTTATCGGTTCAGTCAATTTCCCTATAGAAGTAGATGGTAAGATACACCGTTTAAGCAGTGCATTTTCACCCGAAAAAGCTACAGCAGATTTAATTAATACAACAGCATTATCCTTTGGGCAAGCAGTATTAGCAGCATCACAAATTAATTACCCTCGACCACGGGGCGATCGCATTTATTTTTGGGGAAATAAACAAGCATTTCAAACTGTCCCTTTTTGGTTTGTTTTCGATCCAGAAAATTGGCATAACTATCTACAAAAAGGTAAATTTTTTGAAAATAAAATTGTACTGATCGGAGCTACAGCAAAATTAAGTAATGATTTTCATGCCGTAGCAGTTTCTCCCCATGAACCCATGGCCGGAGTAGAAATTCATGCTCATGCGATCGCCACTTTAATAGCAGATAAAACTATAGCTACAGCAATTAAAAATCCAATTTTTCGTGGTCTGTTTGTACTTTTCCTAGTGAGTATCACATCTGTAATAGTTACCATCAAAAAACAAGGTGTTCAAAGACTACTATTAAGTATAGCTATAGCCAGTTTGTGGGGAGGAATAAGTTACATTAGCTATATATATGGTTACTTAATGTTTCCGACTACAGTACCAATAATAGCAATATTTATGATAGGATTATCCTATCTAGGAACTGAAATAGCAAAAGAAAAAATCAACAAACAAAAATTATTACTTCTATTTCAAAAACATAAATCATCTCCTGTAGTTCAGGACATTATCAGTCAACAAGACGATTTACAAGAGTTTATTCAAAAAAGAGATTTAGAATTGAATGGAAAAATATTAAGCGGACGTTATAAAATCACCAAAGTTCTTGGTGCAGGTGGATTTAGTGAAACTTACGTTGCCGAAGATATACAACTTCCTGAACATCCAGAATGTGTAGTTAAACAGTTAAAACCAGCAACGAGTAAACCAGAAAATTTATCCCTGGCACGACGATTATTTAGTTCCGAAGCAAAAACCTTAGAAAGACTGGGAACACATTCCCAAATTCCCCAACTATTAGCTTACTTTGAAGAAGATGAAGAATTTTATTTAGTTCAAGAATATATAGTTGGTCATGACTTGGGTAAAGAAATAGTATCAGGTAAATGTGTAGCAGAAAATTCAGTTATCTCACTGTTAAAAGACCTATTACAAATTTTAAGATTTGTCCATGACAACGGTGTAATTCATCGAGATATTAAACCAGGAAATATTATTCGTCGTCATTCTGACTGGAAATTAGTATTAATTGACTTTGGTGCTGTCAAAGAAGTCAGTACCCAAATTATGGATAGCCTGGAATCAACAGCTTTTACAATTGGTATAGGCACAAAAGGTTATGCACCGAATGAACAATGTTTTGGTCGTCCTAGATACAACAGTGATATTTACGCCGTAGGCATGATTGGAATTAAAGCCTTAACAGGTATTTCCCCCCATGAACTCAAAAGAGATAGTTATGATGAAGAAGTCAAATGGATGGATCAAACAACAGTCAGTGAAGAACTAGCAGCAATTATTAACAAAATGGTTTTGGAAGATCATAAACAAAGATATAATTCTGCATTAGAAGTTTTAGAAGAATTAAATAAATTACCCACTCCCGATGACATAACTTTAAGTTCAGAAAGAAACTATCCATTAGAAGATCCATCTTCCATCGATCCTGATGCTCCTACCTCACCTTGGCTGAGAGATTAG
- a CDS encoding NifU family protein translates to MELTTQNVETVLDEMRPYLMSDGGNVELVELDGPVVKLRLQGACGSCPSSQMTLRMGIERRLREMIPEIAEVEQVV, encoded by the coding sequence ATGGAACTGACAACACAAAACGTTGAAACTGTGCTAGATGAAATGCGCCCTTATTTGATGTCTGATGGGGGTAACGTGGAACTTGTAGAACTGGATGGACCGGTGGTAAAACTGCGTTTACAAGGTGCTTGTGGTTCTTGTCCCAGTTCACAAATGACTTTGAGAATGGGTATTGAACGCCGTCTACGGGAAATGATCCCTGAAATCGCTGAAGTGGAACAAGTGGTTTAG
- a CDS encoding quinone-dependent dihydroorotate dehydrogenase gives MDIYKAVVRPLLFTLVKTDPEWLHNQTINTLSSLSNVSSHQVARWLDSQLQKSLCLYDTRLEQNLSGVNFPNPVGLAAGFDKDGVGSSIWSNFGFGFAELGTITYYSQSGNPSPRLFRLPLDQAVLNRMGFNNSGAAAMATKLTSLSQEKPSSIPIGINLGKSKITPLEAAAEDYLQSFRLLKDLGDYFVVNVSSPNTPGLRSLQDATMLSQILEVLQRENTSKKPLFVKIAPDLEWQAISDIINLAKTYKLAGLIATNTTISREGLKTQIIEKTGKTPQEEAGGISGAPLRQRSTEVIRFIYQQTQGEIPIIGVGGIFTAEDAWEKITAGASLIQTYTGWIYEGPMMVRRILTGLLAKLEENGLNSISEAVGMGNK, from the coding sequence TTGGATATTTATAAAGCAGTAGTTCGTCCTCTTTTATTTACTCTGGTGAAAACCGATCCAGAGTGGTTACACAATCAGACCATCAATACTTTAAGTTCACTGTCAAATGTTAGTTCTCATCAGGTTGCTAGATGGCTAGATTCCCAACTGCAAAAGTCTTTGTGCCTCTATGATACACGCCTGGAACAAAATTTGTCTGGTGTAAATTTTCCTAACCCTGTAGGTTTAGCCGCTGGATTTGATAAAGACGGAGTAGGATCTTCTATTTGGTCAAATTTTGGATTTGGTTTTGCGGAATTGGGTACTATTACTTATTATAGCCAATCAGGTAATCCATCCCCAAGGTTATTTCGCTTACCTTTAGATCAAGCTGTTCTCAATCGGATGGGATTTAACAATTCTGGTGCAGCTGCCATGGCAACAAAATTAACATCCCTCAGTCAAGAAAAACCTAGTTCTATACCCATAGGCATAAATTTGGGTAAGTCTAAAATTACACCCCTGGAAGCGGCAGCAGAGGATTATTTACAGAGCTTTCGCCTACTGAAAGATTTAGGTGATTATTTTGTTGTGAATGTTTCTTCTCCGAATACACCAGGATTGCGATCGCTCCAAGATGCAACCATGCTTAGTCAAATTCTGGAAGTATTACAAAGGGAAAACACATCAAAAAAACCCTTATTTGTGAAAATTGCCCCAGATTTAGAATGGCAAGCAATTAGCGACATTATCAATTTAGCCAAAACCTACAAACTAGCTGGTTTAATCGCTACCAATACCACCATTAGCCGCGAAGGACTAAAAACTCAAATCATAGAAAAAACCGGAAAAACACCCCAAGAAGAAGCCGGAGGAATTAGTGGAGCGCCACTAAGACAGCGTTCTACAGAAGTGATCCGGTTTATTTATCAACAAACCCAAGGAGAAATACCCATCATTGGCGTTGGTGGAATTTTCACCGCTGAGGATGCTTGGGAAAAAATTACAGCAGGTGCTAGTCTCATTCAAACCTATACAGGTTGGATTTATGAAGGTCCAATGATGGTACGCCGCATTCTTACTGGTTTGTTAGCCAAACTAGAAGAAAACGGCTTAAATTCCATCAGTGAAGCAGTGGGAATGGGTAATAAATAG